In Luteibacter mycovicinus, a genomic segment contains:
- the flgK gene encoding flagellar hook-associated protein FlgK translates to MADLLSTGVSGLLASQVGLSTVGHNISNVNTAGYTRQTTTFNARTPEYNGGYYVGQGADAVSVQRAYSQFLTQSMWSANSGQSRASQYATLTASVNNIVSGSANLQTALDGFFGAVSDVANAPVDTASRQALLGKASTLVSTFKSLSSQFQQLDQSTNTQISTAVDSINALTKTISDLNGQIQQGYAGGAVPNDLLDSRDQAISQLSQLVGVNVTQNDNHMVTVTVGNGLSLVNGTDSAKLSTAPNQYDSSRLEVTGPGGSVISSQLGSGSLGATFDFRTNVLDPARNQLGRAAIAMTDAFNQQHAQGIDLNGDAGGNFFTIANPAVFNSTANKGTGSIAATVSDVSRLDASDYVMRFDGTNWSATTTAGVTVPMTGTGTATDPFKVGGLSMVVSAGAVAGDSFQIQATRNAASSMSVAISDTNKIAASGPLAATKGSANTGKATLGGLTVTNVADPAFNTPASIVFTSPTTYTINGVGPNTYADGDTITGNGWTLKLSGVPAANDTFTVKPAGTASGDNGNALALANVASKGVLDNGVTTVGKSYSQLIAQVGTAGAQANTALDAQQSILDQATAAQQSLSGVNMDEEAANLLRFQQAYSASAQVITTANTIFQSLLSAVHG, encoded by the coding sequence ATGGCCGATCTGCTCTCCACAGGTGTCTCGGGTCTGCTTGCCTCGCAAGTGGGTCTGTCCACCGTCGGACACAACATCAGCAACGTCAACACCGCGGGGTATACGCGGCAGACGACGACGTTCAATGCGCGCACGCCTGAATACAACGGCGGTTACTACGTCGGTCAGGGCGCCGATGCGGTCAGCGTGCAGCGGGCGTACAGTCAGTTCCTCACGCAGTCGATGTGGTCGGCCAACTCGGGACAGTCGCGCGCGTCGCAGTACGCCACGCTGACGGCGTCGGTGAATAACATCGTGAGCGGGTCGGCCAATCTGCAGACGGCGCTCGACGGTTTCTTCGGGGCGGTCAGCGACGTGGCCAACGCTCCCGTGGATACCGCCAGTCGTCAGGCCCTGCTGGGCAAGGCCAGTACGCTGGTGTCGACCTTCAAGTCGCTGTCATCGCAGTTTCAGCAGCTGGACCAGTCCACCAACACGCAGATCAGCACCGCGGTCGATTCGATCAATGCGCTGACCAAGACGATCTCCGACCTCAACGGACAGATCCAGCAGGGTTACGCGGGCGGGGCAGTGCCGAACGACCTGCTCGACTCGCGCGACCAGGCGATCTCGCAGCTCTCGCAGCTGGTCGGCGTCAACGTCACCCAGAACGATAATCACATGGTCACCGTCACGGTGGGCAATGGCCTTTCGCTCGTCAATGGCACCGATTCGGCGAAGCTTTCGACGGCCCCCAATCAGTACGATTCGTCCCGGCTCGAAGTGACCGGCCCCGGTGGCTCGGTCATCAGCAGCCAGCTGGGATCGGGTTCGCTCGGCGCGACGTTCGATTTCCGCACAAACGTGCTCGATCCGGCACGCAACCAGCTGGGTCGCGCCGCGATCGCGATGACGGACGCGTTCAATCAGCAGCACGCACAGGGTATCGACCTCAACGGCGACGCGGGCGGAAACTTCTTCACTATCGCCAACCCCGCCGTGTTCAACAGCACGGCCAACAAAGGCACGGGTTCGATCGCGGCCACGGTGTCCGACGTCTCCAGGCTCGATGCATCCGACTACGTCATGCGCTTCGATGGCACGAACTGGAGCGCGACGACCACGGCCGGTGTCACCGTACCGATGACCGGTACGGGCACCGCCACGGACCCGTTCAAGGTCGGCGGTCTGTCCATGGTGGTGAGCGCGGGCGCGGTGGCGGGCGACTCGTTCCAGATCCAGGCGACGCGCAACGCGGCATCGTCCATGAGCGTGGCGATCAGCGATACCAACAAGATCGCCGCGTCGGGTCCGCTGGCGGCCACGAAAGGCTCAGCGAACACGGGTAAGGCCACGCTGGGCGGCCTTACCGTCACCAACGTGGCCGATCCCGCTTTCAATACGCCGGCCAGCATCGTCTTCACGTCCCCGACGACCTACACGATCAATGGGGTGGGTCCGAATACCTACGCCGATGGCGACACGATCACCGGCAATGGCTGGACATTAAAGCTTTCCGGCGTGCCGGCCGCTAACGACACATTCACCGTGAAACCCGCCGGCACCGCCAGCGGTGACAACGGAAATGCGCTGGCGCTGGCCAACGTGGCCAGCAAGGGCGTGCTCGACAACGGTGTGACCACGGTGGGCAAGTCTTACAGCCAGCTGATCGCGCAAGTGGGTACGGCGGGCGCGCAGGCCAACACGGCACTCGATGCGCAGCAGAGCATCCTCGACCAGGCCACGGCGGCGCAGCAAAGCCTGTCCGGTGTGAACATGGATGAAGAAGCGGCCAATCTGTTGCGTTTTCAGCAGGCCTACTCGGCATCCGCCCAGGTCATCACCACGGCGAACACCATCTTTCAGTCCCTCCTGAGCGCGGTACACGGATAA
- the fliS gene encoding flagellar export chaperone FliS, protein MALGYSRGAGAYQQVRTGGGLEQADSHGLITMLMDGGLERIRLALACMATGNVAGKGEAISKTIEIVGGLQSGLNHDVATPLVSQLDALYDYMSRRLVHANLHNDAEALEEVARLLGQIRDSWVAIPVEARQLAGAGA, encoded by the coding sequence ATGGCACTTGGATACTCCCGCGGCGCTGGCGCCTACCAGCAGGTCCGCACCGGTGGCGGCCTCGAGCAGGCCGACTCGCACGGTCTCATCACCATGCTCATGGATGGCGGTCTGGAACGCATTCGCCTGGCGCTGGCGTGCATGGCTACGGGCAACGTCGCGGGCAAGGGCGAGGCCATTTCGAAGACGATCGAAATCGTCGGCGGTCTCCAGTCGGGCCTCAATCACGACGTGGCCACGCCGCTGGTTTCCCAGCTGGACGCCCTGTACGACTATATGAGCCGCCGTCTCGTACACGCCAATCTGCATAACGACGCCGAAGCCCTCGAAGAAGTCGCGCGCCTGCTCGGGCAGATCCGCGACAGCTGGGTGGCCATCCCGGTCGAGGCTCGTCAGCTCGCCGGAGCAGGCGCATGA
- the fliE gene encoding flagellar hook-basal body complex protein FliE — protein MTTIDVNSLLLQMRRISAQTEMPAIRGVGETGQAAKGSFGDVLKQSIDGVAQSQAKASQMASAFERGDPGIDLAQVMIQGQKADLSFRAMTEVRNKMVDAYKEIMNMSI, from the coding sequence ATGACCACGATCGATGTGAACAGCCTGCTGCTCCAGATGCGCCGCATCAGCGCGCAGACCGAGATGCCCGCGATCCGGGGTGTCGGCGAAACGGGGCAGGCGGCGAAAGGTTCCTTCGGTGACGTGCTCAAACAGTCGATCGACGGTGTCGCGCAGTCGCAGGCCAAGGCATCGCAGATGGCGTCGGCATTCGAGCGCGGGGACCCGGGTATCGATCTGGCGCAAGTGATGATTCAGGGCCAGAAGGCGGATCTCTCCTTCCGTGCCATGACCGAAGTGCGCAACAAGATGGTCGATGCGTACAAAGAAATCATGAACATGTCGATCTGA
- a CDS encoding PilZ domain-containing protein, translating into MTDEAWKAFSDRVAWDSRFHATCEITERPDPAGLALINDRNTNVLVAVSALMDRRSDTGEDDSPLTQEVARLDAKLNVLMEIVNRLLLPQSVLPPRIPVRVNAAGAALPWDGLPAVGTPVMLKLHFDVCRALPLELPGVRLAGPTDGKGFIAFEGLTESVRDGIERLVFRQHRRQVAEARAHARPQDGSGE; encoded by the coding sequence ATGACTGACGAAGCGTGGAAGGCATTCTCCGATCGCGTAGCCTGGGATTCCCGGTTTCACGCCACCTGCGAGATCACCGAGCGTCCCGATCCGGCCGGCCTGGCCTTGATCAACGACCGCAACACCAACGTCCTGGTCGCCGTGTCCGCCCTCATGGACCGGCGCAGCGACACTGGCGAGGACGACAGCCCCCTGACCCAGGAAGTGGCCCGTCTGGACGCCAAGCTCAACGTCCTGATGGAGATCGTCAACCGGCTCCTTCTGCCTCAGTCCGTCCTGCCACCCCGCATTCCGGTCCGCGTGAACGCCGCCGGCGCCGCCTTGCCATGGGACGGCCTGCCCGCCGTGGGCACCCCGGTGATGCTGAAGCTGCATTTCGACGTGTGCCGGGCCCTCCCGCTGGAGCTGCCGGGCGTTCGCCTCGCCGGTCCCACGGACGGCAAGGGCTTCATCGCCTTCGAGGGCCTGACGGAGTCCGTCCGCGACGGTATCGAGCGACTGGTGTTCCGCCAGCACCGCCGCCAGGTCGCCGAAGCACGAGCCCACGCACGGCCTCAGGACGGCTCGGGCGAGTGA
- a CDS encoding flagellin gives MALTINTNIMSLNAQRNLSTSQTKLSSAIERLSSGNRINSAKDDAAGLAISTRMTTQINGLNRAVQNANDGISLSQTTESALDEVTNNLQRIRELAVQSTNASNSSSDRAALDAEVQQRLSEVTRIATQTNFNGMKVLDGSAQNLSFQVGANVGEVINVSLNQGMKSNQVGQLATGSATPSLVATAAVAGSKGTTVAGQATTNFDFSTTASSFTVNGQTVTLDQNYTNAAGLATAINNQLSANGAGASVTQNAGTFTFTNSANGATSPTVGGAGAAALFGTTTSTAGTADVAVGDATPITLAAGDLTLQVGSNAAFSVTGTFKTTQDMADAINAKSGEGINAYVATDGSLKFSSSSAITVGGTKAAASGFTAGAIAVSTTSTLADSSVKTVDGANDTINRIDAALQSVSDLRSTLGAVQNRFESTISNLQNISQNLTSSKSAITDADFAQETANMSSAQILQQAGVSVLAQANQSQQIVTKLLQ, from the coding sequence ATGGCACTGACCATCAACACCAACATCATGTCGCTGAATGCTCAGCGTAACCTGAGCACCTCGCAGACGAAGCTCTCGTCCGCGATCGAGCGCCTGTCGTCGGGTAACCGCATCAACAGCGCGAAGGACGACGCCGCCGGCCTCGCGATCTCGACCCGCATGACCACCCAGATCAACGGCCTGAACCGCGCGGTTCAGAACGCCAACGACGGCATCTCGCTGTCGCAGACGACCGAGTCGGCCCTCGACGAAGTCACGAACAACCTTCAGCGCATCCGCGAACTGGCCGTTCAGTCGACCAACGCCTCCAACTCTTCTTCGGACCGCGCCGCGCTCGACGCCGAAGTTCAGCAGCGTCTGTCGGAAGTCACCCGTATCGCCACGCAGACCAACTTCAACGGCATGAAGGTCCTGGACGGTTCCGCCCAGAACCTCAGCTTCCAGGTCGGTGCAAACGTCGGTGAAGTCATCAACGTCAGCCTGAACCAGGGCATGAAGTCCAACCAGGTCGGTCAGCTCGCCACCGGTTCCGCCACCCCGTCCCTCGTCGCTACGGCCGCCGTTGCCGGCAGCAAGGGCACGACGGTCGCCGGTCAGGCTACGACCAACTTCGACTTCTCGACCACCGCGTCGTCGTTCACGGTCAACGGCCAGACGGTCACGCTGGACCAGAACTACACCAACGCCGCTGGCCTCGCCACCGCGATCAACAACCAGCTGTCGGCCAACGGCGCCGGCGCCTCGGTGACGCAGAACGCTGGCACGTTCACCTTCACCAACTCGGCCAACGGTGCAACCTCGCCGACCGTCGGCGGCGCAGGCGCGGCCGCGCTGTTCGGTACCACGACGTCGACGGCCGGTACGGCCGACGTCGCCGTCGGCGACGCCACGCCGATCACGCTGGCTGCGGGCGACCTGACCCTGCAGGTCGGCAGCAATGCCGCCTTCAGCGTCACCGGTACCTTCAAGACCACGCAGGACATGGCCGACGCCATCAATGCTAAGTCGGGCGAAGGCATCAACGCCTATGTCGCCACCGACGGCTCGCTGAAGTTCTCGTCGTCTTCGGCCATCACGGTCGGCGGCACCAAGGCGGCGGCGTCGGGCTTCACCGCTGGTGCGATCGCTGTATCCACCACTTCCACCCTGGCAGATTCCAGCGTGAAGACGGTCGATGGCGCCAACGACACGATCAACCGTATCGATGCCGCCCTGCAGTCGGTCTCCGACCTGCGCTCCACCCTCGGCGCGGTGCAGAACCGCTTCGAGTCCACCATCTCCAACCTGCAGAACATCTCGCAGAACCTGACCTCGTCGAAGTCGGCCATCACCGACGCCGACTTCGCTCAGGAAACGGCGAACATGTCCTCGGCTCAGATCCTGCAGCAGGCCGGCGTCTCGGTCCTCGCCCAGGCCAACCAGAGCCAGCAGATCGTCACCAAGCTCCTCCAGTAA
- a CDS encoding sigma-54 dependent transcriptional regulator, which translates to MKSSNFLVVESDASRAETVASALAFLGYRPVLAHRMQAADAAEGWRAAYVGTVEDEAELEGYLAALGRHGRNLPLLVSADSPVASALIAGDDAQSLNVELIDMPLRYERLSEALRTLQSRMQPVQNHLRFVGQSGPMQRVNALIRQVAPFDSSVLVLGESGSGKELVARTIHDCSPRRDKPFVAINCGAIPAELLESELFGHEKGAFTGAISTRKGRFEMAEGGTLFLDEIGDMSLPMQVKLLRVLQERVFERVGGNRPQRCDVRIIAATHRDLEGAIERGGFREDLFYRLSVFPLEMPALRQRLEDLPALIAEFNQRLLQRGLTSVRFAPSAMTALCRHPWPGNVRELSNLVERMAILMPQGEVRAADLPEKYRGALPIEEVSGAALIAMMEAEPEPVVETFGFSNDSDPAVLPLGGLDLKDHLAGIEIGLIRQALNSANGVVAHAAKLLRVQRTTLVEKLRKYGLSETVQAG; encoded by the coding sequence ATGAAGTCTTCCAACTTTCTCGTCGTCGAATCCGACGCATCGCGCGCTGAAACCGTCGCTTCCGCGCTGGCTTTCCTGGGTTACCGTCCCGTGCTCGCTCATCGCATGCAGGCTGCGGACGCCGCCGAAGGCTGGCGCGCCGCTTATGTCGGTACGGTGGAAGACGAAGCCGAACTCGAAGGCTATCTGGCCGCCCTGGGTCGCCACGGCCGCAACCTGCCGCTCCTGGTCTCGGCCGATTCCCCGGTCGCCAGCGCGCTGATCGCCGGCGACGACGCGCAGAGCCTCAACGTCGAGCTGATCGACATGCCGCTCCGCTACGAGCGTCTGTCCGAGGCCCTGCGCACCCTGCAGTCGCGCATGCAGCCGGTTCAGAACCACCTGCGCTTCGTCGGCCAGTCCGGTCCCATGCAGCGCGTCAACGCGCTGATCCGCCAGGTGGCGCCGTTCGATTCGAGCGTCCTCGTGCTGGGTGAGTCCGGCAGCGGTAAGGAGCTGGTCGCCCGCACCATTCACGACTGCTCGCCGCGTCGCGACAAGCCGTTCGTCGCGATCAACTGCGGCGCCATTCCGGCGGAACTGCTCGAAAGCGAACTGTTCGGTCACGAGAAGGGCGCGTTCACCGGCGCGATCAGCACCCGCAAGGGTCGTTTCGAAATGGCCGAGGGCGGCACGCTGTTCCTCGACGAAATCGGCGACATGAGCCTGCCGATGCAGGTGAAGCTGTTGCGCGTCCTGCAGGAGCGCGTTTTCGAGCGCGTCGGCGGTAACCGCCCGCAGCGCTGCGACGTGCGCATCATCGCCGCGACCCATCGCGACCTCGAAGGTGCCATCGAGCGCGGCGGTTTCCGCGAAGACCTGTTCTATCGCCTGAGCGTGTTCCCGCTGGAAATGCCGGCCCTGCGCCAGCGCCTCGAAGACCTGCCGGCCCTGATCGCCGAGTTCAACCAGCGCCTGCTGCAGCGTGGTCTGACCTCGGTGCGCTTCGCGCCGAGCGCCATGACCGCCCTGTGCCGTCACCCGTGGCCGGGCAACGTGCGTGAGCTGTCCAATCTGGTCGAGCGTATGGCCATCCTCATGCCGCAGGGCGAGGTCCGTGCGGCCGACCTGCCGGAAAAGTACCGGGGCGCACTTCCGATCGAGGAAGTGTCGGGTGCGGCACTCATCGCGATGATGGAAGCCGAGCCGGAGCCGGTGGTCGAGACCTTCGGTTTCTCCAACGACAGCGATCCGGCGGTGCTGCCGCTCGGTGGCCTCGACCTGAAGGACCACCTGGCGGGTATCGAGATCGGCCTGATCCGTCAGGCGCTGAACTCGGCCAACGGTGTCGTCGCCCATGCGGCCAAGCTGCTGCGCGTCCAGCGCACCACGCTGGTCGAGAAGCTGCGCAAGTACGGCCTGTCGGAAACCGTGCAGGCCGGTTGA
- the flgL gene encoding flagellar hook-associated protein FlgL → MRISTSWGAQQAVNQMLDRQYQLSQTQLALGNGKAIQTPSDNPAAAARAVDVSSASAQNDQYTRNINSATTRLSTEETALTSAGNILDRIRSITLEGVNGTQTDESRQSIATELRQTLNQLVALGNSKDGQGEYIFAGSRTTTQPFTIDGLSVSYGGDQTQRMVAAAAGLQVATGDSGDDVFMSIRGGNGTFVTTAGATNTGSAVVGGTSVTDATQWDGGNYTVNFTSATTYEIHDAADPTGTPLSTGTYTGTSGTISFKGAQLNVTGTPAAGDSFSVGPSSSQDVFSTIAGIISAFEAPGGGAAMNNQVNAQLQNLDQAATSLLNTRTKIGARMNTLDQQSDIGSDVKLSYDSTLSDLTELDYASAASKYTQQQTALDAAQQAYVKMQNLSLFNYLK, encoded by the coding sequence ATGCGTATTTCGACTTCATGGGGTGCACAGCAAGCGGTCAACCAGATGCTGGATCGCCAGTATCAGCTGTCGCAGACCCAGCTTGCCCTAGGCAACGGCAAGGCCATCCAGACGCCGTCCGACAATCCGGCGGCCGCCGCGCGCGCCGTCGACGTCAGCTCGGCCAGCGCCCAGAACGATCAGTACACGCGCAACATCAACTCGGCGACGACGCGACTGTCGACGGAAGAAACCGCACTCACCTCGGCCGGCAATATCCTCGACCGGATCCGGTCCATCACGCTGGAAGGCGTGAACGGCACGCAGACCGACGAATCCCGCCAGTCCATCGCCACCGAGCTGCGACAGACGCTGAATCAGCTTGTCGCGCTCGGCAACAGCAAGGACGGCCAGGGCGAATACATCTTCGCCGGTAGCCGCACCACCACGCAGCCGTTCACGATCGACGGCCTGTCGGTGAGCTACGGTGGCGACCAGACCCAGCGGATGGTCGCAGCGGCCGCCGGCCTCCAGGTTGCGACGGGCGACAGTGGCGATGACGTCTTCATGTCGATCCGTGGCGGCAATGGCACGTTCGTGACGACCGCGGGTGCAACGAACACCGGAAGCGCCGTTGTCGGCGGAACCTCGGTCACGGACGCCACGCAGTGGGACGGCGGCAATTACACCGTCAACTTCACCTCGGCGACCACCTACGAGATTCACGACGCGGCCGACCCGACGGGCACGCCTCTGTCGACCGGCACGTATACCGGTACCAGCGGCACGATCAGCTTCAAGGGCGCGCAGCTCAATGTCACCGGTACCCCTGCGGCGGGCGATTCGTTCAGTGTAGGTCCGTCGTCGTCGCAGGACGTGTTCTCGACCATCGCCGGCATCATCAGTGCGTTCGAAGCGCCCGGCGGTGGCGCGGCGATGAACAACCAGGTCAACGCCCAGCTGCAGAATCTCGACCAGGCGGCCACCAGCCTGCTGAATACGCGTACCAAGATCGGCGCACGCATGAACACGCTCGATCAGCAGTCGGACATCGGTTCCGACGTCAAGCTTTCTTATGACAGCACCTTGTCGGATCTGACCGAGCTGGACTACGCGAGCGCAGCCAGTAAATACACTCAGCAGCAGACGGCGCTCGATGCCGCACAGCAGGCCTACGTGAAGATGCAGAATCTGTCGCTGTTCAATTACCTGAAATAG
- the fliD gene encoding flagellar filament capping protein FliD translates to MATSSSTVTLGSSSIDVASIVTNLVNNKRAAKDSQISTAQTSTSTQISAIGNFTSSLTSLQAAIKSLTDGTAFSTLKTSIGDSTVLSATTDSTAKANVYNIAVTQLATSQKTTSGAFASAKTTEVGTGTLSIAVGDKSMSVDIASPANTLQDVRDAINNSKSNPGVTASIVTGTDGAHLVLTSQTTGAANAFTVTSSGGDGGLAQLDFDPATDTPTIKAQDALFTVDGTAASSPTNTTSTAIDGVTLSLAKTGSSSITISNDTSSVSTAMQSLVTAYNSFVSTYSTLTKYDATNQQVGALIGDATVNSIKSQVSQLLGSQLTGATASPRSLSDLGVSFQVDGTLKFDTTKLTSALSSNPSGVKDLLSGTNGIAPKLDKLVTGWTSSSGILTQRTTNLNAKLKDLADQQTAWDSTMTDYTKRLTTQYTALDTMMTKLSSTSSYLTQQFDALTKSS, encoded by the coding sequence ATGGCCACCAGTAGCAGCACCGTTACGCTCGGATCCAGCTCCATCGACGTCGCATCCATCGTTACGAACCTTGTGAACAACAAGCGTGCGGCGAAGGACAGTCAGATCTCGACGGCTCAGACCAGCACCAGCACGCAGATTTCGGCGATCGGCAATTTCACCTCGTCCCTGACGAGCTTGCAGGCCGCCATCAAGTCCCTGACCGACGGCACCGCGTTCTCCACGCTGAAGACCTCGATCGGCGACTCCACCGTCCTCTCGGCGACGACGGATTCCACGGCCAAGGCCAACGTCTACAACATCGCCGTTACCCAGCTCGCTACCTCGCAGAAGACCACCTCGGGTGCGTTCGCCAGCGCGAAGACGACCGAGGTCGGCACGGGCACCCTGAGCATCGCGGTGGGTGACAAGTCCATGAGCGTCGATATCGCCTCGCCGGCGAACACGCTGCAGGACGTGCGCGACGCGATCAACAACTCAAAGTCCAATCCCGGCGTCACCGCCAGCATCGTCACCGGTACCGACGGCGCGCATCTGGTGCTGACCTCGCAGACCACCGGCGCGGCCAACGCGTTCACGGTCACCTCCAGTGGCGGCGACGGCGGCCTGGCGCAGCTGGATTTCGATCCCGCGACGGATACCCCGACCATCAAGGCGCAGGACGCCTTGTTCACGGTCGACGGCACGGCGGCCAGCAGCCCCACCAATACGACCTCGACGGCGATCGACGGCGTGACACTGTCGCTTGCCAAGACCGGCTCGAGCAGCATCACCATCAGCAACGACACCAGCTCGGTCAGCACGGCGATGCAGTCGCTGGTCACCGCCTATAACTCCTTCGTTTCGACCTACAGCACGCTGACCAAGTACGACGCGACCAACCAGCAGGTCGGCGCCCTGATCGGCGATGCCACGGTCAATTCGATCAAGAGTCAGGTCTCCCAGCTGCTGGGTTCGCAACTGACCGGCGCCACCGCCAGCCCGCGCTCGCTCAGCGACCTGGGTGTGTCTTTCCAGGTCGACGGCACGCTGAAGTTCGACACCACGAAGCTGACCTCCGCGCTGAGCTCGAACCCGAGTGGCGTGAAGGACCTGCTGAGCGGCACCAACGGTATCGCGCCGAAACTCGACAAGCTGGTCACCGGCTGGACCTCGTCCAGCGGCATCCTGACCCAGCGCACCACCAATCTGAATGCCAAGCTCAAGGACCTGGCCGATCAGCAGACCGCCTGGGACTCGACCATGACCGACTACACGAAGCGCCTGACCACGCAGTACACGGCGCTCGACACCATGATGACCAAACTCAGCAGCACCAGCAGCTACCTCACGCAGCAGTTCGACGCGCTGACCAAATCGTCCTGA
- a CDS encoding flagellar protein FliT, giving the protein MNDTLWCDLPRVLDLTESMHAAASEGRWDELTELEAQREPVLRQGSMRPAPETLESLKSIMLLDGLIKDLVSAARDETAAQWDTSRRVRRAVAAYNSF; this is encoded by the coding sequence ATGAACGACACCCTCTGGTGCGACCTCCCGCGCGTCCTCGACCTGACCGAGTCCATGCATGCGGCCGCCAGCGAAGGTCGCTGGGATGAGCTCACCGAACTCGAAGCCCAGCGCGAGCCTGTCCTGCGGCAGGGCAGCATGCGTCCGGCCCCCGAAACGCTCGAGTCGCTGAAGTCCATCATGTTGCTGGATGGCCTGATCAAGGACCTCGTCTCGGCCGCTCGCGACGAGACCGCGGCGCAGTGGGACACGTCCCGTCGGGTTCGCCGCGCCGTCGCCGCGTATAATTCGTTCTGA
- a CDS encoding flagellin, giving the protein MALTISTNMASLNAQRHLGMTQSRLAEAMQRITSGKRINSAKDDAAGLAIATRFTTQINGLAQARRNASDGISLSQTSEAALDEVTANLQRIRELALQSANGSNSGVDRRALNNEVVERLEEITRIATQTNFNGMKVLDGSGSRFTFQVGANVGEVIQVGLGQGMRADQVGQVASGSVDIASAFVSKPYAFTQDPAKDWSNANGKSLGTVDYDGVRVDWSLYKGDTVDTARGFLEGKLGRDFRVAANGDKLDIVRVGGDRLSLAKGDLSFTNGSGESVDIIGSFRDTQSVADAINANGRSGLSAFVGENGSLRFDSRSVVSVSGALAGKLGFSSDYAMDTATSLADGSVLTRDAAYALVARVDASLESVSSTRSTLGAVQNRLESTIRNLDSIRQNMTESRSTIMDSDIAEETAKKTMAMILQQSGVSVLAQANSSQQLILKLLE; this is encoded by the coding sequence ATGGCTCTCACTATCAGTACCAACATGGCGTCGCTCAACGCGCAGCGACACCTCGGCATGACCCAGAGCAGGCTGGCCGAGGCCATGCAGCGAATCACCTCGGGCAAACGCATCAACAGCGCAAAGGACGACGCCGCCGGTCTCGCTATCGCGACACGCTTCACCACGCAGATCAACGGTCTCGCACAAGCCCGTCGTAACGCCAGCGACGGCATCTCGCTGTCGCAGACCAGTGAGGCGGCGCTCGACGAGGTAACGGCCAACCTGCAGCGCATCCGCGAACTGGCGTTGCAGTCGGCCAACGGCTCCAACTCCGGTGTGGACCGGCGCGCCCTGAACAACGAGGTGGTCGAGCGCCTCGAAGAAATCACCCGCATCGCCACGCAAACCAATTTCAATGGCATGAAAGTGCTGGACGGAAGCGGCTCGCGCTTCACCTTCCAGGTCGGCGCCAACGTGGGCGAAGTGATTCAGGTGGGCCTTGGGCAGGGTATGCGTGCGGATCAGGTCGGTCAGGTGGCGAGCGGCTCGGTGGATATCGCGTCGGCGTTCGTCTCCAAGCCTTACGCGTTCACGCAGGATCCTGCGAAGGACTGGAGCAATGCCAACGGGAAGAGCCTGGGTACGGTGGACTACGATGGCGTCAGGGTGGACTGGTCGCTCTATAAAGGCGACACCGTCGACACTGCGCGTGGCTTTCTCGAAGGCAAGCTCGGTCGTGACTTCAGGGTTGCCGCCAACGGCGACAAACTCGACATCGTGAGGGTAGGGGGCGACCGCCTCAGCCTGGCTAAAGGCGATCTTTCATTTACCAATGGCAGTGGCGAGAGCGTCGACATCATCGGATCGTTCCGGGACACGCAAAGCGTCGCCGATGCCATCAATGCCAACGGACGAAGCGGTCTCTCCGCCTTTGTCGGTGAAAACGGATCGTTACGCTTCGATTCGCGGTCGGTCGTCAGCGTGTCGGGGGCTCTGGCAGGCAAGCTCGGATTTTCCAGTGATTACGCCATGGACACCGCGACATCCCTGGCCGATGGCTCGGTGCTTACGCGAGATGCGGCATACGCCCTGGTGGCACGCGTCGACGCGTCACTGGAATCGGTCAGCTCGACCCGGTCCACGCTGGGTGCCGTGCAGAATCGCCTGGAGTCCACCATTCGCAACCTCGACAGCATCCGGCAGAACATGACGGAGTCACGCAGCACCATCATGGACTCGGACATCGCGGAGGAGACCGCAAAGAAGACGATGGCCATGATCCTTCAGCAATCGGGTGTCTCGGTGCTCGCACAGGCCAATTCGTCTCAACAGCTCATCCTCAAATTGCTGGAGTAA